In one window of Gossypium hirsutum isolate 1008001.06 chromosome A01, Gossypium_hirsutum_v2.1, whole genome shotgun sequence DNA:
- the LOC121229134 gene encoding glyceraldehyde-3-phosphate dehydrogenase GAPCP2, chloroplastic, with product MAFSSLIRSTAAASPLLEASARTDLSPSPSHRLKVSSIGFGGNLNSFFGPAVSTKSSSLQKCNSRSIQPIKATATEIPTTIARSRSSGKTKVGINGFGRIGRLVLRVAIARDDFDVVAVNDPFIDANYMAYMFKYDSTHGGFKGTIRVVDDSTLEINGKQIQVVNKRDPAEIPWGDYGAEFVVESSGVFTTLAKASAHLKGGAKKVVISAPSADAPMFVVGVNEKTYKPSMDIVSNASCTTNCLAPLAKVVHEEFGIIEGLMTTVHATTATQKPVDGPSMKDWRGGRGAGQNIIPSSTGAAKAVGKVLPQLNGKLTGMAFRVPTPNVSVVDLTCRLQKSASYEDVKAVIKYAAVGPLNGILGYTEEDVVSNDFVGDSRSSIFDAKAGIGLSDSFMKLVSWYDNEWGYSNRVLDLIEHISLVLATHN from the exons ATGGCTTTCTCTTCTCTCATCAGATCCACTGCCGCCGCCTCCCCTCTCCTTGAAGCCTCCGCCCGCACCGACCTCTCTCCTTCACCCTCCCATCGTCTCAAG GTTTCAAGTATTGGTTTTGGTGGGAATCTCAATTCCTTTTTTGGTCCTGCAGTTTCAACTAAGTCTTCTTCCTTACA GAAATGCAATTCAAGGAGTATCCAACCTATCAAAGCCACTGCTACGGAAATTCCTACTACAATTGCAA GGTCACGGAGCAGTGGCAAGACAAAGGTTGGAATCAATG GTTTTGGTCGGATTGGAAGGTTGGTTTTACGGGTAGCAATCGCTAGGGATGATTTCGATGTGGTAGCAGTCAATGATCCTTTTATTGATGCTAATTATATG GCTTACATGTTTAAATACGATTCTACTCATGGAGGCTTCAAGGGAACCATCAGAGTTGTGGATGACTCCACCTTGGAAATTAATGGCAAGCAAATACAGGTTGTAAACAAAAG GGACCCTGCAGAGATCCCTTGGGGTGATTATGGGGCTGAGTTCGTTGTCGAGTCATCTGGTGTTTTCACAACATTAGCCAAGGCCTCAGCACATTTGAAG GGTGGTGCCAAGAAAGTTGTAATTTCAGCTCCTTCAGCTGATGCACCAATGTTTGTGGTGGGAGTAAATGAGAAGACCTACAAACCAAGCATGGACATAGTTTCTAATGCTAGTTGCACCACCAATTGTCTTGCTCCTCTTGCCAAG GTAGTTCATGAGGAATTTGGTATCATTGAGGGTTTAATGACGACTGTCCATGCAACTACAG CAACACAAAAGCCTGTGGATGGCCCTTCAATGAAGGATTGGCGAGGGGGTCGAGGAGCTGGGCAAAATATCATTCCTAGTTCAACTGGTGCCGCTAAG GCTGTGGGAAAAGTTCTTCCGCAACTAAATGGAAAACTTACTGGAATGGCATTCCGTGTCCCAACACCCAATGTTTCTGTTGTTGATTTAACTTGTCGACTTCAGAAGAGTGCCTCCTATGAAGATGTCAAAGCAGTCATAAA GTATGCTGCAGTGGGTCCACTTAATGGCATTCTTGGATACACAGAAGAGGATGTTGTCTCGAATGATTTTGTTGGTGATTCGAG GTCGAGCATCTTTGATGCAAAAGCTGGAATAGGGTTGAGTGATTCTTTCATGAAGCTTGTTTCATGGTATGACAATGAGTGGGGTTACAG CAATAGGGTTCTTGACCTAATAGAGCACATTTCACTGGTGTTAGCAACacacaactaa